The window GCTTACTTAGTTTCGTGCAACGAGTATAATTGGCTTGTCCTTTTCATTTTACTCTATATCATCTTCAGTAGGATATCAATGGAATTAGATGGAAAAATCCTGTTCCTCATTCTCTCTGTCTTTTACTCCGTCTCAGGTACTGATTTACCTCTATGGATCTGCATAATATGCCTCTCCTTCCTTGTAGTTCACTTTCCATATCTATTGCTAAAGGATTATTAAACTTTTTTGTATATGTACGTCCATGTGTATGTGTATGTGATTCAGGTCTTATTGGAGAAGGAGAGGTGCTACTAGTTGATGCTGTTCCCCACCTTTGGCGTCCAACAAAGCTCTTTGTTTTCGGAGACTCCTCCGCTGCCACCGGCAACAATGTCGCGAGTCTTGGCTCTGATTCTGACATCTGTTGGCATTCTCCTTATGGAGAAACCTTTCCCGGAAAACCCACTGCCCGGTTCTCCGATGGTCGCGTCCTCACTGATTTCATCGGTACGCAGAAGTTTCACTAATCTAAATTTGTTATCAGTTTGGCCCATATATCTGATTCCGTCAGTGTAACATTTCTTATAAATCCATGCACGCTTAATTTGCAGCTAAGTTCATAGCAGTGAAGTCTCCTCTGGCATACAAAATTAGAAATGCTGCAGGCTACTATTCGAAATATGGGATGAATTTCGCATATGGAGGCCATTCGAGGAATGAAGAGTACCCAAATTAACTACTTTCACCGGCTCATCAACAGCTCTGTATACAACACAACAGACCTTTTTTCCTCTGTTGCCCTCGTCACTGTTTCCGGCGATGACAACAACTATAACTATTTCAACGAAGGATTTGTTAAGGTTAGGATACTATACAAGTATACATAACAAAACATTTTCTTTACTCTCAAGGTTAGGATATATCAGGTTGAAACTTTTAATCTTCTACTAAACATAAATCTGTAGAATCAATCAAAGTGTAACTCTGTCTCTTATATCTATGCATTACAGGATTTGAAACGTATTTACGACTTTGGCGTGAAGAAAATACTTGTGACAAATCTGGCACCTATGGGATGCCTTCCTAGAATCACATCTGTATCCTCATTAATGAAACCCTTAACTCGTTAATTAGTCAAGTCCCAAAACCTCTTGTTGCAGCAAGCTGTGGCCAAGCTGAACAGTGAAACCGAGAGTTCTTCGTTCATCATTCTTGACCTTTATGCCTCGTTTACGCCAGTTTTCAAGAACAAAGCAGACCATCTAGGTAACAGATGTAGACTAATCTTTATATCTATAGCTTCTTCGTGGCTTCAGAAACAAATCATAAACTTTTGAGTTGCGTTGATGTAGAATTTTTAAGAATAATCTATCAATAATCTGTTCTTGGATGCAGGAAGCATAAAGTTTAAGAAGCCACTGAAGTCGTGTTGTGTTGGACAAAGTGATTCAGATTGGTGTGGTCGTAGGTATGATATGGACGGGAGCCCTATGTATACCGTCTGTGAGCGTAACTCTGCTTTCTTTTGGGACGACGCTCACCCTTCCCAGCAGGGCTGGACCGCTGTGTATTCCAACTTGCAAGCTACGCTTCAGCAACTCTACTAAATGTACTAGTTTCACTTCAGCGGGTTGTGTTAACCATTCTAGCTACGTTGTTCTACTTTGATTTTACGTTTGTACTTTTTATTTAAGAAATGTTGTGTAATGCTTGGTGAATTGCATAATCTTTGACCAAAAAAAATTGCATAATGGATAACATTTGAACTCAAGAACAGTAATACTGGTTGTGAGGGAAATTTTTTTTGTTTTTGCCGGAAGGCTTATAAATCAAGTGACGTCTTGCCCCAAATAAACTATAAGGTGACAAATTAACTTTACAAATCATATATAGCTAGGTAGCCCTTGTGAGCACAAATCTAACCTATTGCATATCATTTAGATTAGAATTGTGGTTACCACGTACAAAATGCCACTCCCTAGCAAACATAGGAAATATCTCCAAAACAAAAAAAACAAACAAACATGAGAAACAATTAATTTCAATGGTACCGATCCCAAAAGAACTTTAATCCTGATTCGGTGCTAGATTGGCAGGACTACAAACATGCCTAAGGCCCACACTACCACACTACCAAGACAAGCATTTTAGCTCACGAAAAAGTTTCGTCGGCCTGTTAGCTTAATTCGTCAGTTAAGATCTTAGCCGACGAGCCTTCGTCAGCTATTGTTTCGTCAGGAAAAGGTCGTCGGCGATGACTTTAGCCGACGACACTATAAGACGTCGTCGGCTATTATCTGGGACAATAGCTGACAAATATCTTAAATGTTTCGTCGACCATAGTATGAGATTTTAGCCGACGACGATATTCGTCGGCTATAGTATGTGATAAAAAATAAAAAATAATAAAAAATAATTATAGCCAACGAAATATAGTCTGTTTCGTCGACTTTAGAAGTGTTTAGCAGACGAAACATGCCATAATTCGTCGGCTAAACCTTATAAAAAAAATTAAAAAATACTATAGCCGACGAATATCTTCGGCTAAAGTATTTAAATATCGTCAGCTAAAGTTGCTGGGTTTTGAAAAAAAAAACTGCAGAAACTTTCGGCCACCTCCAATCACCATCAAAATTTGACAGAATCTTCCTCTCAACATTTTGAACAACTTTCTAGAAGAAGTCGAAGCCCAATTCTAAGCCTGAACATGTCAATTGAATCAAAATATAAAAATCCTCAATTTTAAACCCTAAAAACTTCAAATCTTCGATTCTCCTCACACACACCGAATCGAGCTACCAAATTCTAGAGGAATGTAGTACTAATTAATCAAACTCAACTTATCCATATATAGAACTCACCAAATGGTGACCTGAGGAAGGAGAAATTCGATTGACACTGAATCCGAATCGGCGGAGTTTTGGATCTCGATTTATCCCTCACGGCGGCGCCACTCGATGCACCACCTGTCCAGCAATGAAGTGGAGACGACGGCGAAGCTTTTGGGACAAGTGTGGCGATCTCCGGTGGCTTGACGGCGGAACTAGGCCGAGAAGAAAATCCGGCAGGCGAAACAGTAACTTTTTCTGATTTTCTGACTTCTTACCATCCACGTTGTGATTCCGATGACTAAAATTCACAAACCAAAATTCGACCGTCAGATATGATCATTATGACGAAAGATGTCTATGGTAAAAAATTCAACTGGATCCGACAACGTTAAATGCTCGATCGAAACGGTCAACCCTAATCCATCGTCACTTATCACACGAAAATGCTTATATCTCCCTCTATATTACATAGTTTGGTCAAACCTTCCACATAAAAAACTCTCATGTAGATGAGACGCAACTGCCCATATAAAAATTTTGAGGCATTTACCTTCCAACGATAGGGCTCCCCATAGGGAATAACAACGGTAAATAGGGTTGACCGCTACTATCGGCACCGAGACGTTACCCGGTTTACGTGATTTTTGAACCATAGCCGTAGTTCACCATTCTAAACACATCTTATTTCACAAGATTTTTGATAATTTTGCTTCCTATGTAGAGTTGGTTCACAAAGTTGTATAACCTACTAAACAAGTTATACAACATTAGTAGACACATTGTGATTCCGATGACTGAAATTCACAAACCAAAATTCGACCTTCAGATATGATCATTATGACAAAAGATGTCTATGGTAAAAAATTCAACTGGATTCGACAACGTTAAGGGCTCGATCGAAACGGTCAACTCTAATCAGAAATAAGAAAACTGCATTTTGAAGCCCTAAACGGACTCGGATGGCCAAAAAGGCCCATATGTCATGGCAAAGCAATGAGTTTGACTCGTAGGGCCGTTACATTTCCGGAAAGGGATCACAATAGTCAATCGGACACCGAACGCTAAATCTGCAGCATACCGGGTTTCGACTATTCTACATTAGAGACGACCCGATTTACGTGATTTTTGAACCATAGCCGTACCATTCTGAACATATCTTATTTCACGAGATTTTTGTTAATTTTGCTTCTATGTAGAGTTGGTTCACAAAGTTGTGTATTTGTTTAAAACCTACTAAGCAAGTTATACAACATTTTATTGTTTTTCTTTTAGCCGACGAAATAATAGTATCGTCGGCTAAAGTTGTGAATAGCTGACGACTTTTTTCGATAATAGCCGACGAGTAAAAACTTTGGCTGACGAAGGAAAACTTTGGCCGACGAAAAAAAAATTTCATTGGCTAAAGTATAGTATAGCCGACGAAAAATTTCTTTAGCCGACCAAAAAATAATTCGTCGGCCTAGTTTTTTTATTTTCGTCGGCTAAAATCTTTCTTCTGGTAGTGCCATGACAAAATGTAGCGAGAACTCCACAAACATCCACAGATGAAAGACTTATCAACTTAGGGGTTTGGTTGCTATACATATGTGTATAACATACATTAAACCGTGAACCATCCGATTATTCGATAATTTAAAATTTAGGAAGATCAGACGGTTCACAGCTTAATGTATGTTGTATATGTACATATGTATAGCAATCTAGCCCCACCTAAAGCACTTGACACTTTTCTTTTTTTTTTAAGAAGGCCTTTACCATCAACATTGTTGCAAAATACAATTTAATTATATGATTTTTTATTTATTTAATAGTTGGTCGAGCTGCCTAATATAGAATCCACATGTTTAGAGTTTGAGTACCAACTCCCACAAGTTTACATGTCTGAGGGGCTTTTGGGTTCGTGCATGCACCTGCAACAAGAGATTAGTCTGGTTTTGTTGGGATACTCTCATAGACATCAATCCAAATACTGGATGGGTGTCATGTTATTAAATTGTTAACGTAATTGAAGTGGATTCCTCACTCACAATAAAAAAAATAGCTTTTAACAATTTT of the Fragaria vesca subsp. vesca linkage group LG6, FraVesHawaii_1.0, whole genome shotgun sequence genome contains:
- the LOC101290882 gene encoding GDSL esterase/lipase At5g03610-like; amino-acid sequence: MELDGKILFLILSVFYSVSGLIGEGEVLLVDAVPHLWRPTKLFVFGDSSAATGNNVASLGSDSDICWHSPYGETFPGKPTARFSDGRVLTDFIAKFIAVKSPLAYKIRNAAGYYSKYGMNFAYGGHSRNEEYPN
- the LOC101291164 gene encoding GDSL esterase/lipase At5g03610-like translates to MTTTITISTKDLLRLGYYTIKSQNLLLQQAVAKLNSETESSSFIILDLYASFTPVFKNKADHLGSIKFKKPLKSCCVGQSDSDWCGRRYDMDGSPMYTVCERNSAFFWDDAHPSQQGWTAVYSNLQATLQQLY